A genomic stretch from Verrucomicrobiia bacterium includes:
- a CDS encoding sodium:proton antiporter — MLFAANYDPSPWMILPFVVLLATIALAPLACPQWWLRHYPKVALSLGTLTLIYYWWGLGGEARHTVAHTAHEYVSFIALIGSLFVVSGGIHIQVKGESTPLANTVFLAIGAVLANFLGTTGASMLLIRPWLRMNKYRITKHHVVFFIFIVSNVGGCLTPIGDPPLFLGYLKGIPFWWVLQHCWLIWLAGVGLLLLIFYLLDRHNYRRAPQTVREQLAEPADHWRLEGLGNLFFLAVILGAVFINHPVFLREALMVAAAAGSYFTTRRAIHQANHFNFHPIQEVAILFIGIFATMMPALDYLQNNAARLGTPTPTLYYWGCGFLSSVLDNAPTYLNFLSACQGSFGSPELVQAAREALAAGPALDPRTLSGPHAEAIRHMLAGLEAMHVPATARRGLSREHLQIALLLGNPELVRLLVAISVGAVFFGACTYIGNGPNFMVKSIAEHQKVHVPSFIEYVYRFTLPFLLPVLVIVWLIFFR; from the coding sequence ATGTTGTTTGCGGCGAATTACGATCCCAGCCCGTGGATGATCCTGCCGTTTGTGGTGTTGCTGGCCACCATTGCGCTGGCCCCGCTGGCCTGTCCGCAATGGTGGCTGCGGCATTATCCCAAGGTGGCGCTGTCCCTGGGCACTCTGACGCTGATTTACTATTGGTGGGGCCTGGGAGGGGAGGCCCGGCACACCGTGGCGCACACGGCCCATGAATATGTCAGTTTCATCGCGCTGATTGGCAGCTTGTTTGTGGTGTCCGGCGGCATCCATATCCAGGTCAAAGGGGAGAGCACCCCGCTGGCCAATACGGTCTTTCTGGCGATCGGCGCCGTGCTGGCCAACTTCCTGGGCACCACGGGCGCCTCCATGCTGCTGATCCGGCCGTGGCTGCGCATGAACAAGTACCGCATCACCAAACATCATGTGGTGTTTTTCATTTTTATTGTGTCCAATGTGGGCGGGTGCCTTACTCCCATTGGGGATCCCCCGTTGTTTCTCGGATATCTCAAAGGCATTCCGTTCTGGTGGGTCCTGCAACACTGCTGGCTCATCTGGCTGGCGGGCGTGGGCCTGCTGCTGCTGATTTTTTACCTTTTGGACCGTCACAATTACCGCCGCGCCCCGCAAACCGTGCGCGAGCAACTGGCGGAGCCGGCGGATCACTGGCGGCTGGAGGGGCTGGGGAATCTGTTCTTCCTGGCGGTCATTCTAGGCGCCGTGTTCATCAATCATCCGGTGTTCCTGCGCGAAGCGCTGATGGTGGCGGCGGCGGCCGGCTCCTACTTCACGACGCGGCGCGCCATTCATCAGGCCAATCACTTCAATTTTCATCCCATCCAGGAAGTGGCCATTCTATTCATCGGCATTTTTGCCACCATGATGCCCGCGCTGGATTATCTGCAAAACAACGCCGCGCGCCTGGGCACGCCCACGCCCACCTTATACTATTGGGGATGCGGCTTTCTCTCGAGCGTGCTCGACAACGCCCCCACCTATCTCAATTTTCTAAGCGCCTGCCAAGGCAGCTTTGGCTCGCCGGAGCTGGTGCAGGCCGCGCGGGAGGCCCTGGCCGCCGGACCCGCGCTGGATCCCCGGACCTTGAGCGGTCCCCATGCCGAAGCCATACGCCACATGCTGGCAGGACTAGAGGCGATGCACGTCCCGGCCACCGCCCGGCGCGGGCTGAGCCGCGAGCACCTTCAAATTGCCCTGCTGCTGGGCAATCCCGAGCTGGTACGCCTGCTGGTGGCCATCAGTGTGGGCGCCGTGTTTTTCGGGGCCTGCACGTATATTGGCAACGGCCCCAACTTCATGGTGAAGTCCATTGCCGAGCATCAGAAAGTGCACGTGCCCAG
- a CDS encoding ATP-binding cassette domain-containing protein, whose translation MIKVNNLVKTFGAKRAVNGVSFTVEKGEVLGFLGPNGAGKSTTMRMITGFIPPTEGSVTVGGHDIVNDPIAAKKLIGYLPETAPAYTDMTVYSFLKFAGELRGFSGDALRKAIHKVVETCFLESVLHQSVDTLSKGYRHRTCFAQSIIHDPPVLILDEPTDGLDPNQKHEVRTLIRRMGETKAIVFSTHILEEVEAACTRAIIIDRGQIVANGTPAELKARSEMAGAVTVRIYGVPAPQAASLLGQAALARRAAVVKEENGCALMRVYPHDPAAKNGDLARQVAEILTGQQWKFDELHTEEGRLDEVFRSITMPDTAPANATARA comes from the coding sequence ATGATAAAAGTCAACAATTTGGTCAAAACGTTCGGCGCCAAACGCGCCGTGAACGGGGTCTCGTTCACGGTGGAGAAAGGCGAGGTGCTGGGTTTTCTCGGCCCCAACGGCGCGGGCAAATCCACCACCATGCGCATGATCACGGGCTTCATCCCGCCCACCGAAGGCTCCGTCACGGTCGGCGGCCATGACATTGTAAATGACCCAATCGCGGCCAAAAAACTGATCGGCTACCTGCCGGAAACCGCCCCCGCCTACACCGACATGACGGTGTACAGCTTCCTCAAATTTGCCGGGGAATTGCGCGGTTTCTCCGGCGATGCCCTGCGCAAGGCCATTCATAAAGTCGTGGAGACCTGTTTCCTGGAGTCGGTCTTGCATCAGAGTGTGGACACCCTCTCCAAGGGTTACCGGCATCGCACCTGCTTTGCCCAATCCATCATCCACGATCCCCCCGTCCTGATTCTGGATGAACCAACTGACGGCCTCGACCCCAACCAGAAACATGAGGTCCGCACGCTGATCCGCCGCATGGGGGAAACCAAGGCCATCGTCTTTTCCACCCACATTCTGGAGGAGGTCGAGGCCGCCTGCACCCGGGCCATCATCATTGACCGCGGCCAGATCGTGGCCAACGGCACGCCCGCCGAACTGAAGGCCCGGTCCGAAATGGCCGGCGCTGTCACAGTCCGCATCTACGGCGTCCCTGCGCCACAGGCCGCCAGCCTGCTGGGCCAGGCGGCTCTGGCGCGGCGCGCTGCTGTGGTGAAGGAGGAAAACGGCTGCGCCCTCATGCGGGTGTACCCGCACGATCCGGCGGCCAAAAATGGCGACCTGGCGCGGCAGGTGGCGGAGATCTTAACCGGCCAGCAATGGAAGTTTGACGAGCTGCACACCGAGGAAGGCCGGCTGGATGAGGTCTTCCGCAGCATTACCATGCCGGACACCGCCCCGGCCAACGCCACGGCCAGGGCTTGA
- a CDS encoding ABC transporter permease, producing the protein MNLLEALHNIKCIGKRQLGSYFNSPVAYVFIVIFLLLAGFFTFMVGGFFQRDQASLVAFFMWHPWLFLVLVPAVGMGLWAEERRLGTMELLLTMPVTAWQAIVGKFLAAWLFLAVTLALTFPVWVTVNYLGDPDNGVIVCSYIGSLLMAGACLSISTMTSALTRNQVVSFILSIVIILLLILAGFPPVTELLKSWNVPAGLISLIASTSIMTHFDGFQKGVLDLRDLVYFLSVMGFCLFTTGVIIRSLRSGH; encoded by the coding sequence ATGAATCTTCTCGAAGCCTTACACAACATCAAGTGCATCGGCAAACGCCAGTTGGGCAGTTATTTCAATTCGCCCGTGGCGTATGTGTTCATCGTCATTTTCCTGCTGCTGGCGGGATTCTTCACCTTCATGGTGGGCGGGTTTTTCCAGCGGGACCAGGCCTCGTTGGTGGCCTTTTTCATGTGGCACCCGTGGCTGTTCCTGGTCCTGGTCCCGGCGGTGGGCATGGGCTTGTGGGCCGAGGAACGCCGCCTGGGCACCATGGAATTGCTCCTGACCATGCCGGTCACCGCCTGGCAGGCGATTGTGGGCAAGTTTCTCGCCGCCTGGCTCTTCCTGGCCGTGACCCTGGCGCTCACTTTTCCAGTCTGGGTCACCGTGAACTACCTCGGCGATCCGGACAACGGCGTCATTGTGTGCAGCTACATCGGCAGCCTCCTCATGGCCGGTGCCTGCCTGTCCATCAGCACCATGACCTCCGCCCTGACGCGCAATCAGGTGGTCAGTTTCATCCTCTCCATCGTCATCATCCTGCTGCTCATCCTGGCCGGTTTCCCGCCGGTCACCGAGCTGTTGAAATCGTGGAATGTGCCCGCGGGGTTGATTTCCTTGATCGCCTCCACCAGCATCATGACCCACTTTGACGGCTTCCAAAAAGGCGTGCTGGACTTGCGGGATCTGGTGTATTTCCTGTCGGTGATGGGCTTCTGCCTCTTCACCACGGGGGTGATTATTCGCAGCCTGCGCTCGGGTCATTAA